CCGATATAGCTACCTCTTGCGTATCCTCCAACAATTCCAAGCATCTCCGTTCCATGCCGTGGATGAAAATAATTTGGGTCTGCTGGATTATAACCATCAGTATTATCATCTCCACGCTGGCAGTAAAATTTTTTGATTTCTCCAGAAACTAAACCAAGGGTTGGAAGATAGACAAATTCTTTATTGATAGAGTCAACAGGAGAAAAACTCATTCCATCATCGTATGAAATACGCTGATATATTCTGCCATTACTTTCCCACACTGCGGTTATTACATTGCTATTACGAAATAGAGAGATTTTTCCTATTGAGTTCAATTGATCTGAAAGATAGAGAGGGGTGGTAAAATTATTTCCGAAATCGATAGAACGAATAAAACATATCCTGTAAAAAGGTGAAATAGAGGCATCCTTAAAAATTGCAAATATTGTATCACCGGAACTTGTAGCTGATAAGTCTTTGCCAATAAATCCTGTAAATTTCTGGTAAAATGTATCGGTTGGTATTGTGGACCAGGCAAAGAAAAGTGAATCGTTCGGGAAATGATAATAAAATATTCCCAGTTTTTGAACACCTGTTATTACAGAAGACAATTTAATACTTGCACTTTCTGATATCACAAGTATCTGATCGGGAAATCCATTGATATTTCCTTTACGTAGAAAAATATTATGTTTGTCCCGATAGAAGAAGTAGGCAGTGTCATTATACATTACTGCTCTGGGGTTCCGGTACTCACCCCCACCGATAATTGTTATTGGTCCGGCAATGATACCCGTATCTAAAGCCACGAAGTTCATACCATTTCTGTTGCGAAAGAATAAAAATGTAGTATCATTACCACAATGGGCAAACTCAGAAATCCAGTTATTGTTGGCATTATTGGTAATTTTTCTCAATTCACTCCAGGAAGTTCCACCGTCATCTGAATATGTCCATAATATATCTCGTACCGGCATATAGACATAACTTGTATCACCAATCAAAAATATTTCATCACGATTACTCCTTTTGTGATACAATAAGTCGGTATATACACCATATCGGGCGGTAACGGGAATATTCTCAAGATATATTTGGTCGCCACCAAGAAAGTCATATTCAGCAATTACTTTCAAACTCTCCAGCGCAATATGAGTTCTCCTCAGACCCGTGTCAAGAAATCCAATCTTAACATTTGACCCGAAGACGCCGATTTTATGAAGTGAATCAATTTTAAACATTTGTAATTGCTTGTTAGTCAACGCCCCTGTGGTATCCTGTAATGTGATTTCAGTTTCTATAATCTTATTGTATTGTGCAACAGGGGTTATCCTGTAGACAAAATCATAACTTGCAATACTTGTAAGATTGTCACGCGTGAGAATAAAACTTGCAGCATTAAGCCATTTTGAACGATACAAAAGGATACCGCCAGAATTCTGTATCTCTTCAATATATTCCTCTTTAATCGGTATATCACCAAAGTCAAAAATTCCATTTCTTAAATTTCTTCTCAACAGAGAAGCGGGGTTGAGATATTTCTTTGCATTCAATAAGACATTGTTATAATTACTGACAGTTACCCCTTTATCAGTAAAAAAAACCCAGGCACGGACAAATTCTTTTTCAAAACATTTAGGGTCTATTTTATCACCTATCGGCGGACGGTAATTATAAAGATTACAAAAAATGATCAAAATTTGTATCATATAAACCTCCTCAAATTTGATTTAAATTAAAATATTTCATATTCAAGATATTTCTTTTTTCTTCTCTTAAATGGGAGTGCGCAAAGTAAACCCGCAACAAAGCCACCAATGTGTGCAAAGTATGCGACGCCCCCTCCTTTCATTCCGATTGAGACAAAGCCCAATAAAAACTGATAAAGGAACCAGATTCCAATAAAAAATAGAGAAGGTAGATAAGCAATTCTAAGGAAAAATCCTAATGGTATAAGGGAAAGTATTCGCGCCTTAGGGAAAAATATTAAGTATGCCCCCATAACCCCGGAGATTGCCCCGCTTGCTCCTACCATAGGAATCCTGGAGTTTGGTGTGGTAAGACTATGAAGGAATACTGCAGCAATGCCCCAAATAAGATAAAATATTAGAAATTTTATATGTCCGAGGAGATCTTCTACATTA
The candidate division WOR-3 bacterium genome window above contains:
- a CDS encoding rhomboid family intramembrane serine protease, producing the protein MIPLKDEIESQTRPVVTYIILAINIIIYIYEFLLGPYKEQFIYQFGTIPYDLFNPKGLSPYLTIFSSMFTHANFMHLAGNMLFLWVFADNVEDLLGHIKFLIFYLIWGIAAVFLHSLTTPNSRIPMVGASGAISGVMGAYLIFFPKARILSLIPLGFFLRIAYLPSLFFIGIWFLYQFLLGFVSIGMKGGGVAYFAHIGGFVAGLLCALPFKRRKKKYLEYEIF
- a CDS encoding S8 family serine peptidase — protein: MIQILIIFCNLYNYRPPIGDKIDPKCFEKEFVRAWVFFTDKGVTVSNYNNVLLNAKKYLNPASLLRRNLRNGIFDFGDIPIKEEYIEEIQNSGGILLYRSKWLNAASFILTRDNLTSIASYDFVYRITPVAQYNKIIETEITLQDTTGALTNKQLQMFKIDSLHKIGVFGSNVKIGFLDTGLRRTHIALESLKVIAEYDFLGGDQIYLENIPVTARYGVYTDLLYHKRSNRDEIFLIGDTSYVYMPVRDILWTYSDDGGTSWSELRKITNNANNNWISEFAHCGNDTTFLFFRNRNGMNFVALDTGIIAGPITIIGGGEYRNPRAVMYNDTAYFFYRDKHNIFLRKGNINGFPDQILVISESASIKLSSVITGVQKLGIFYYHFPNDSLFFAWSTIPTDTFYQKFTGFIGKDLSATSSGDTIFAIFKDASISPFYRICFIRSIDFGNNFTTPLYLSDQLNSIGKISLFRNSNVITAVWESNGRIYQRISYDDGMSFSPVDSINKEFVYLPTLGLVSGEIKKFYCQRGDDNTDGYNPADPNYFHPRHGTEMLGIVGGYARGSYIGVAPGAQFIVAKTENPDSLYEFPIEEDTYIAGLEWAESQGADIVSSSLGYTNWYNWPNDYDGKTSPASIAVYEATKRGVIVVTASGNVAIPQLVIPGDAIDAITVGGIDSTFQRWRYSGRGPTYDGRLKPEIVCLSAAPVVVNPDEKNSYLLSFGTSGATALAAGICALLLEGHPRWTVDSLRKALFETASFANSPSDSIGYGWPDAAKAFYYTQPVIKPSKDCEFLTPFPNPFTVSAHNSIYLPFILNTKTYVELRIYSITGRLIKKIEINKPLAPGRYTDTNPLSPNAAFIWDGKDENGNYVGSGVYYCFLYTYGAGNDVTKIVVVK